From Thermomonas sp. XSG, one genomic window encodes:
- a CDS encoding ATP-binding protein: MTIEEIQRLRDQVWDEHPLIIERAVLPTFAIKDALGRVWGLGRKGRGSIAFYAQPLSGKSSCAEIVMVEMRRKKPGCGVLIFEVVEDTNPAEGRLLSEILNQIDYAPKIARDLAGKRTQVHRALLALSGEARHLFLIFDEAQELSCDEFAWLKSVINRLVRDRVKVTVVLFGQVELKEKRQQLKAARSDLEKRFISTLNELKGIQSADELEPMLVAIDEASEFPAASGLTYLQLLLPRFYQGGGRLQAYQSQIWRELKKQRLPGVGTVVAMVSVAGYLANLFIHLRNLDDEELKISAEMFQKAGGE; this comes from the coding sequence ATGACTATTGAGGAAATTCAGCGTTTGCGGGATCAAGTGTGGGACGAGCATCCGCTGATCATTGAGCGGGCCGTGTTACCAACCTTTGCGATCAAGGACGCGCTGGGACGCGTCTGGGGCTTGGGCAGGAAGGGAAGGGGGTCGATCGCGTTCTATGCTCAACCGTTGTCAGGCAAGAGTTCCTGCGCGGAGATCGTGATGGTGGAGATGCGTCGCAAGAAACCCGGTTGCGGTGTGTTGATCTTCGAAGTGGTGGAAGACACCAACCCCGCCGAAGGGCGCTTGCTTTCAGAGATTCTCAACCAGATCGACTATGCGCCCAAGATCGCCCGGGACCTGGCCGGCAAGCGGACCCAAGTGCATCGCGCTTTGCTCGCGCTTTCTGGGGAGGCGCGCCATCTGTTTCTCATTTTCGATGAAGCCCAGGAGCTCAGCTGCGATGAGTTCGCTTGGCTTAAGTCAGTGATCAATCGTCTCGTGCGGGATCGGGTCAAGGTGACAGTCGTATTGTTCGGGCAGGTTGAGCTGAAGGAGAAGCGACAGCAACTGAAGGCGGCACGATCGGATCTGGAGAAGCGATTCATATCGACCTTGAATGAACTCAAGGGCATCCAGAGCGCGGACGAGCTCGAACCAATGCTGGTCGCCATTGATGAGGCATCAGAGTTCCCTGCCGCCTCGGGACTGACCTATCTGCAGCTGCTGCTACCTCGCTTCTATCAGGGCGGGGGGCGTCTTCAGGCCTATCAGAGCCAGATTTGGCGTGAGCTGAAAAAACAGCGGTTGCCCGGCGTAGGGACCGTGGTGGCCATGGTGAGCGTGGCCGGCTACTTGGCGAACCTGTTCATTCATCTTCGGAATCTGGATGACGAAGAATTGAAGATCTCGGCGGAGATGTTTCAAAAGGCAGGCGGTGAGTAG